A stretch of Coccidioides posadasii str. Silveira chromosome 2, complete sequence DNA encodes these proteins:
- the ADE3 gene encoding tetrahydrofolate synthase (EggNog:ENOG410PFGE~COG:H~BUSCO:1410at33183), protein MHRRPSSLLIKRRLPFLPRHQYPLAHDRTITCYNLRPNGSRNSIATTNPANERSLGLNSSSTFSGSLGAYSRPQLSLTPPLYSTPLCAQRFFASSSVNMAGTKIDGTAIAKGIRERLNAEIRKTQESNPRFNPSLVIFQVGDRSDSSTYVRMKLKAAEEANILCRLAKFPEEITETELIQEITNANNDPSVHGILVQLPLPNHLSEHTVTSAVSNEKDVDGFGAVNIGELAKRGGKPLFVPCTPQGIMELLRSSGVNPAGKNAVVLGRSDIVGSPVSYLLKNADATVTVCHSKTKNLPEVIKEADILVAAIGKAEFVKGEWLKPGAVVIDVGTNFVPDASKKSGQRLVGDVEFGSAVEVASQITPVPGGVGPMTVAMLLQNVVNSANASFERLKDRRISPLPIKLQNPVPSDIAISRAQRPKAISQVAAEIGIAPHELEPYGHTKAKVSLDVLSRLSHRRNGRYVLVCGITPTPLGEGKSTTTMGLTQALGAHLNRIVFANVRQPSQGPTFGIKGGAAGGGYSQVIPMDEFNLHLTGDIHAITAANNLLAAALETRMFHESTQSDAALYRRLVPTKKGKREFQPIMFRRLKKLGIDKTDPNELTEEEIHRFARLDIDPDTITWRRVLDVNDRHLRTITVGQAATEKGHTRQTGFDISVASECMAILALSNDLGDMRERLGRMVVATSKNGDPVTCDDIGVGGALTALMKDAIKPNLMQSLEGTPVFVHAGPFANISIGANSVVADKLALKLAGTEPDEDHEAKTGFVVTEAGFDFTMGGERFFNIKCRSSGLVPDTVVIVATVRALKVHGGGPDITPGAPLPEAYRNEDIELLRRGCINLKKHIENAKQYGIPVVVAINKFETDTEAEMAVIREEAIAAGAEDAIPANHWAEGGAGAVELAKGVIMASSKPKDFKLLYSLEGTIQERIEKIGQLMYGADKVEFSELAQKKVVTYTKQGFGNLPICIAKTQYSLSHDPSLKGAPTGFTVPIRDVRLAVGAGYLYALAADIQTIPGLPTAPGYLNVDVDAETGEIDGLF, encoded by the exons ATGCACAGGCGGCCCAGCTCTCTGCTAATAAAACGCCGACTTCCATTTCTACCCCGCCATCAGTATCCCCTTGCCCACGATCGAACAATCACCTGCTACAACCTACGACCAAACGGTTCTCGAAATTCAATTGCTACAACAAATCCAGCAAACGAACGTTCTCTCGGACTAAATTCCTCTTCGACATTCTCCGGGAGTTTGGGTGCTTACTCACGGCCTCAACTTTCCCTAACTCCGCCCCTCTATAGCACCCCGCTTTGCGCGCAGCGCTTCTTTGCTTCAAGCTCAGTAAACATGGCCGGCACGAAGATTGACGGCACGGCGATAGCGAAAGGTATTCGTGAGAGGCTCAATGCCGAAATTCGGAAGACACAGGAGTCGAATCCAAGATTCAACCCGAGCCTGGTGATTTTCCAGG TTGGTGACAGATCGGATTCAA GTACCTATGTCCGCATGAAGCTCAAGGCTGCGGAGGAG GCGAATATCCTTTGCAGACTTGCCAAATTCCCAGAAGAGATTACCGAAACAGAGCTGATCCAGGAAATTACCAACGCAAACAACGACCCTTCGGTACACGGAATTTTGGTGCAATTACCCCTCCCCAATCATCTTTCTGAACATACAGTCACATCAGCAGTCTCGAATGAGAAAGACGTGGATGGCTTTGGCGCGGTCAACATTGGAGAATTGGCAAAGCGGGGAGGCAAGCCACTCTTTGTCCCTTGCACACCGCAAGGAATCATGGAACTTCTACGCTCAAGCGGCGTAAATCCGGCTGGGAAGAATGCCGTTGTCCTTGGGCGGAGTGATATCGTCGGCAGCCCAGTTAGTTATCTGCTAAAGAACGCTGATGCCACCGTGACTGTCTGCCACTCGAAAACGAAGAATCTCCCTGAAGTCATCAAAGAAGCCGATATCCTAGTCGCAGCCATCGGAAAGGCAGAGTTCGTTAAAGGAGAGTGGCTTAAGCCCGGTGCCGTCGTTATCGATGTTGGAACGAACTTCGTTCCCGACGCATCTAAAAAATCAGGTCAGCGCCTTGTGGGCGACGTCGAGTTCGGATCCGCCGTAGAGGTGGCTTCTCAGATCACTCCAGTACCTGGGGGCGTCGGGCCGATGACAGTCGCGATGCTTCTTCAAAACGTGGTGAATTCAGCCAACGCGTCTTTTGAGAGGCTCAAGGATAGGCGGATTTCTCCTTTGCCCATCAAACTCCAGAACCCAGTTCCGTCTGATATTGCCATCTCTCGTGCACAACGTCCAAAAGCAATTTCTCAAGTGGCTGCCGAGATTGGAATTGCTCCCCATGAACTTGAGCCATATGGCCATACAAAGGCAAAGGTAAGCCTAGACGTCTTATCGAGACTATCGCATCGCCGTAATGGACGATATGTCCTCGTTTGTGGCATTACTCCAACTCCTCTGGGAGAAGGCAAATCGACCACCACAATGGGACTTACTCAAGCTTTGGGTGCCCATCTCAATAGAATTGTTTTTGCAAATGTCCGGCAACCGAGTCAAGGTCCGACTTTCGGTATCAAGGGTGGTGCCGCGGGTGGTGGCTACAGTCAAGTTATTCCCATGGATGAGTTCAACCTCCATTTGACTGGCGATATTCATGCTATCACAGCAGCCAATAACCTTCTTGCTGCCGCTCTCGAAACGAGAATGTTTCATGAGTCTACGCAGAGCGATGCTGCTCTCTACAGACGCTTGGTCCCGaccaagaaaggaaagagagAATTCCAGCCTATCATGTTCCGAAGACTGAAGAAGCTGGGTATTGACAAGACTGATCCTAACGAATTAACGGAAGAGGAGATTCACCGGTTTGCTCGCCTGGACATTGATCCTGATACGATTACATGGCGCCGCGTGTTGGATGTCAACGATCGACATCTCCGAACCATCACTGTTGGCCAAGCAGCAACTGAAAAGGGCCATACAAGGCAAACTGGATTTGACATCTCAGTTGCAAGTGAATGCATGGCCATTTTAGCCCTTAGCAACGACCTTGGTGATATGCGAGAGCGTCTTGGGAGAATGGTGGTTGCGACCTCCAAGAATGGAGATCCCGTTACTTGTGATGACATTGGAGTTGGAGGCGCATTGACAGCCCTAATGAAGGATGCAATCAAACCAAACCTCATGCAAAGTCTGGAGGGCACACCGGTCTTTGTCCACGCCGGTCCATTCGCCAACATCAGTATCGGGGCTAATTCCGTTGTAGCGGACAAGCTCGCGCTCAAATTGGCGGGTACCGAGCCTGATGAAGACCATGAAGCTAAGACTGGCTTTGTTGTCACTGAAGCTGGATTCGACTTCACCATGGGTGGCGAGCGTTTTTTCAACATCAAGTGCCGCTCTTCCGGCCTTGTCCCAGATACCGTCGTTATCGTGGCTACTGTGCGCGCTCTCAAGGTTCACGGCGGTGGACCCGACATCACTCCTGGTGCACCACTTCCAGAAGCCTACAGAAATGAGGACATCGAGCTTCTCCGACGAGGCTGCATCAACCTGAAGAAACATATTGAGAACGCAAAACAATATGGCATCCCCGTTGTGGTCGCCATCAACAAATTCGAGACCGATACGGAGGCTGAGATGGCTGTTATCCGCGAGGAAGCCATCGCTGCCGGAGCCGAAGACGCAATTCCAGCTAACCACTGGGCCGAAGGCGGTGCGGGAGCCGTTGAGCTTGCAAAGGGTGTCATCATGGCCAGCTCCAAACCCAAGGACTTCAAACTTCTCTACAGCCTCGAAGGCACGATCCAAGAGCGGATCGAAAAGATCGGCCAGCTCATGTACGGTGCCGACAAGGTTGAGTTCAGCGAACTCGCCCAGAAGAAGGTGGTCACATACACAAAACAAGGGTTTGGCAATCTGCCCATCTGCATCGCAAAGACACAGTATTCATTGAGTCACGATCCTAGCCTCAAGGGTGCCCCAACTGGATTTACAGTGCCAATCAGAGATGTGCGATTGGCAGTGGGGGCTGGATACTT GTATGCTTTGGCGGC